In one window of Plasmodium cynomolgi strain B DNA, chromosome 13, whole genome shotgun sequence DNA:
- a CDS encoding hypothetical protein (putative), whose amino-acid sequence MSLTLFTNDKRRKYLGSNRPEGRVGHSLHHYYELSATEEVRSGSSGRDDDEETDQTRAVHRMEGEYPYAIKSEFISNRDECNKCGQAEISNRNCGDDVKGELQEGEKSPKGNPEEAYKEEKLFTQCPHTGNHYIKNDDHMGSISHGGKKGYYHNRFIHGRYKVVLFGGGLPEEEFVKNYANGCAQAKGDEEDGSYNKYSMMSVENSLQRMFNDLYICEEENDDFENWVNVKTHNVPEARAFHASCIVNLGLNGVFLFIHGGKVKNDKLADDRLCALNLSRISYRAWRNRSGSRCSGEPEGRDESDTSDTPMVEENNEHNRTESNDHPNEYEGEHLPNGNPLKENQHGLASNAVMKEDRNEKDEKGAPPNEGPQNGVVKKQAEGEVVEKEEETIGESLTRRSKNCESPKGEDKWKNNSHHGEKGNLDMDNGPNCLKKEACSDTKPDAAKLGAPPQERNVLANQKKKKKKWSCSSSHLCSASSGSASSESASRDNQFDEDDKDVLVNSRVPVKTLLLRENNSFCGTASSPSEEDEDGREDGHEDSDVHARKNGDSSFKRFKKVKRTWVLIQTLGRKPNSRYGHTLDFLYPHLVLFGGNEHAHDDEETPFCKNDLWVLNIKKGKTKRTKSERKKILYFVWQEVEYQCVDPLGRYFHATTVWYDVENKTNKLILYGGKMRKRTSVSSRLLALQNYGNKWRWSFLPVYVSPLNENRACHSLVFAHNHIFIIGGEDYMYRYIEKMPSALYSFETKKFQYINDFSAKACLKCFAKNETIYSWGGFTDVSCNQNYLPNNFVTIDVTPHVMFIQMKEDLVDEYDENNNLVLKEDPESDDDIYNRMKKKILKIQNRKMELEKNLLYQTKLNENLNFRIKSQMVQYQRLVQLLNVKQSQNAHLMNAFKRQSLPLDGGRISGSIGGSIGGSIGGNIGGNIGGSIGGNIGGSIGGSIGGNIGGNIGGNVAGCHAPSHPLPSALPYDVPPSVHHIATHDLPHGSYHSLHDMPLHEVPLYDANPSINMNSISMNSCNPNSCNNYAQYNSEDLFKMSISEQDNFTHPMAAGMVNTHASGLHSEYECSVVRHNVEAKQTGSELPLADVGKYKNMLSDENLRSIPYTDCTNEKGNKNVEEQEQLQLRFEGGVAPDHAGIPINQVSAAGENPPCGGYNPSEGYPPPCEQVSSVPESVPYHTFSGMSELCATNGGQLPWIGHTSSYSNGAGHPFSGLDQPPEIPIKNSTPFVNDYCTGIPLDVPTNNLQASGSNDRIGIPSSIQRGVIGNEKEGSTVTGVNNESVQAQAEGNCANREASNQRVRRKTAAKCLQLIEQDRLSRMMSEK is encoded by the exons ATGTCACTAACGCTTTTTACTAATGAtaagaggagaaaatatttagGCAGTAACAGACCAGAAGGTCGCGTAGGACATTCCCTACATCATTACTATGAGTTAAGCGCAACGGAGGAAGTGAGAAGTGGCTCGTCTGGAAGAGACGACGATGAAGAGACGGACCAGACACGCGCAGTACACCGTATGGAAGGTGAGTACCCGTACGCCATAAAGTCTGAGTTTATTTCAAATCGGGATGAATGTAATAAATGTGGACAGGCCGAAATAAGCAATAGAAACTGTGGCGATGATGTGAAAGGCGAACTacaggagggagaaaaatccCCAAAAGGTAATCCGGAGGAAGCATACAAAGAAGAGAAATTATTCACCCAATGTCCCCACACTGGAAAccattacataaaaaatgacgacCATATGGGTAGTATATCccatggggggaagaagggtTATTACCATAATAGGTTCATCCATGGGAGGTATAAAGTTGTGCTATTCGGGGGAGGGCTACCAGAAGAagagtttgtaaaaaattacgcaaATGGATGTGCACAAGCCAAGGGGGACGAAGAAGATGGCAGCTACAACAAATACAGTATGATGTCTGTAGAGAATTCTCTACAAAGAATGTTTAATGATCTATACATatgtgaggaagaaaatgacgaTTTTGAGAATTGGGTAAATGTGAAGACGCATAATGTGCCTGAAGCGAGGGCATTCCATGCGTCATGTATTGTTAACTTAGGGTTAAatggtgtttttttgtttatccatGGAGGTAAGGTGAAGAATGACAAGCTCGCGGATGACCGATTATGTGCCTTGAATTTGAGTAGAATTTCATATCGTGCTTGGCGAAACCGGAGCGGCAGCAGATGTAGTGGAGAACCAGAGGGGCGGGACGAAAGTGACACCAGCGACACCCCCATGGTAGAAGAAAACAACGAACATAATCGGACGGAGAGTAATGATCATCCGAATGAATATGAGGGAGAACATCTTCCAAACGGCAACCCCCTGAAGGAGAACCAACATGGCCTCGCTAGCAATGCGGTTATGAAAGAGGATCGGAATGAAAAGGACGAGAAGGGagcccccccaaatgagggCCCTCAAAATGGTGTAGTAAAAAAACAGGCAGAGGGGGAGGTggtggaaaaagaagaagaaacgaTTGGCGAGTCGCTAACtcggagaagcaaaaattgtGAATCCCCGAAGGGGGAAGACAAATGGAAGAACAATAGTCATCATGGTGAGAAAGGCAACCTTGACATGGATAATGGCCCAAATTGCCTGAAGAAAGAAGCGTGTAGTGATACAAAACCAGATGCAGCAAAGTTAGGGGCTCCTCCCCAAGAAAGGAACGTTTTAGCCaaccagaagaagaagaagaaaaagtggtCGTGTTCATCGTCCCATTTGTGTTCCGCATCGAGCGGGTCTGCATCCAGCGAATCTGCCTCGA GAGATAACCAATTTGACGAGGACGACAAAGACGTGCTTGTGAATTCTCGTGTCCCAGTTAAAACGTTGCTCCTCAGGGAAAATAACTCCTTCTGTGGTActgcctcctccccctccgaGGAAGACGAAGACGGACGTGAAGACGGACATGAAGACTCAGATGTGCACgcacgaaaaaatggagattcCTCCTTCAAAAGGttcaaaaaggtgaaaaggaCATGGGTCCTCATCCAAACACTGGGAAGGAAGCCAAACAGTAGGTACGGACATACCTTGGATTTTCTATATCCCCATTTAGTCCTATTTGGGGGAAACGAACATGCACACGATGATGAGGaaacccctttttgtaaaaatgacCTATGGGTattgaacataaaaaaggggaaaacaaaacgaacaaaatcggagaggaaaaaaattctttactTTGTGTGGCAAGAAGTAGAGTACCAATGTGTAGATCCTTTGGGCAGATATTTTCACGCCACCACAGTATGGTATGAcgtagaaaataaaacgaacaaattaattttatatggaggtaaaatgagaaagagaACGAGTGTTAGTAGCAGATTGTTAGCTCTGCAGAATTATGGAAATAAATGGAGGTGGTCCTTTTTACCAGTTTATGTATCCCCCCTGAATGAAAACAGAGCATGTCATTCCTTGGTCTTCGCCcataatcatatttttatcattggGGGAGAAGACTACATGTATAGGTATATCGAGAAAATGCCATCCGCCTTGTATTCTTTTGAAACTAAAAAATTCCAATATATTAACGACTTCAGCGCGAAGGCCTGTTTAAAatgctttgcaaaaaatgagacCATTTATTCCTGGGGAGGATTTACTGACGTATCATGCaatcaaaattatttaccGAACAATTTTGTGACCATTGATGTAACCCCACATGTTATGTTTATCCAAATGAAGGAAGACCTTGTAGATGAGTATGATGAAAACAACAATCTCGTTTTGAAGGAAGACCCCGAATCCGATGATGATATTTACAAtcgcatgaaaaaaaaaatcttaaaaATACAGAATAGGAAGATGGAGCTGGAGAAGAATCTACTTTACCAGACGAAGCTAAATGAGAATTTGAATTTTCGCATCAAGTCGCAGATGGTGCAGTATCAGAGGCTGGTGCAGCTGCTGAATGTGAAGCAGAGTCAGAATGCTCATCTGATGAACGCCTTCAAGCGCCAGAGCCTTCCCCTCGACGGTGGCAGGATTAGCGGCAGCATTGGGGGCAGCATTGGGGGCAGCATTGGGGGCAACATTGGGGGCAACATTGGGGGCAGCATTGGGGGCAACATTGGGGGCAGCATTGGGGGCAGCATTGGGGGCAACATTGGGGGCAACATTGGGGGCAACGTCGCCGGGTGCCACGCCCCATCGCACCCCCTGCCGAGCGCCCTTCCATACGACGTACCTCCTAGCGTACACCACATCGCAACGCACGACCTGCCGCACGGCTCATACCACAGCCTGCACGATATGCCTCTGCACGAGGTGCCTCTGTACGACGCGAACCCTAGCATCAACATGAACAGCATCAGCATGAACAGCTGCAACCCGAACAGCTGCAACAACTACGCGCAGTATAACAGTGAGGACCTCTTCAAAATGTCGATAAGCGAACAGGACAACTTCACCCACCCGATGGCTGCAGGCATGGTGAATACCCACGCCAGTGGGTTGCACAGCGAGTACGAGTGCAGTGTAGTGCGGCACAACGTGGAAGCGAAGCAAACAGGGAGCGAGCTGCCCTTGGCCGACGTAGgaaagtacaaaaatatgctgtCGGATGAAAACTTGCGGAGCATTCCCTACACGGACTGCACGAATGAGAAGGGTAACAAGAACGTggaggagcaggagcagTTGCAGTTGCGGTTCGAGGGAGGGGTAGCGCCGGATCATGCCGGTATACCGATCAACCAAGTGAGCGCAGCGGGCGAAAACCCCCCATGTGGGGGGTATAACCCCAGCGAGGGATACCCGCCCCCTTGCGAACAGGTCAGTAGTGTCCCCGAAAGTGTGCCGTACCACACGTTTAGTGGTATGTCCGAGTTGTGCGCCACGAATGGAGGGCAGCTCCCCTGGATCGGACATACAAGTAGTTACTCCAACGGAGCAGGTCATCCGTTCAGTGGATTGGATCAACCACCCGAAATACCCATAAAGAATAGCACTCCTTTTGTGAATGATTATTGCACGGGGATTCCCCTGGATGTGCCCACAAATAACCTCCAGGCGAGTGGCAGCAACGATAGAATTGGCATCCCCTCGTCAATACAGAGGGGCGTTATTGGTaacgaaaaggaaggaagcacCGTTACGGGCGTTAACAACGAGAGTGTGCAAGCCCAGGCCGAGGGGAATTGCGCAAACAGGGAGGCGTCCAATCAACGGGTGCGCCGAAAAACGGCCGCCAAGTGCTTGCAGCTGATTGAGCAGGACAGGCTCAGCAGGATGATGAGTGAGAAGTAG